One Brassica oleracea var. oleracea cultivar TO1000 chromosome C7, BOL, whole genome shotgun sequence genomic window carries:
- the LOC106302723 gene encoding uncharacterized protein LOC106302723, with product MVATLVLQRDENGDLHDPGGHLCNAVGQKIDGQGTAILEPSAATKDAKVPLQRSLADLTRPSQFYTNRSAIQPLEIQGFQIHHTHYSYVGQHPYRGLPDENPSYYIETLEDFVSGIQKDEATKDYIICKLFKYSLSVNAKHWLRSLPPGSLTTWNGVMTTFMTEFLDDARADEEMRDKIWTFSQGPTEAFKSSWERFRRYQRDCPHHGFTEIQSLKSEGNFEIRTPEEAKRLIENLISSKSSKNLDMHRIKSASMDGDKIIAAEIGSVHEVSWVEHAVEKDEDQGYIKKMESMIEKATKEEIPVEKRVKSRKPYIPKHLRREVNKEEPEGFHKRVKRVPKDMSFEDAYHKYRLGNFFRESRETDKDIELLFNKVNRKPKRTLKKEQDPGKSLIPYSIHSHHLPDALCDTGSAVNIMAIDTAELLGLKMEPSKDSFTFVDSS from the exons ATGGTCGCGACACTTGTGCTACAGAGGGATGAGAATGGAGACCTGCATGACCCTGGAGGTCATCTGTGTAATGCAGTAGGTCAGAAGATAGATGGACAAGGGACTGCAATCCTTGAACCATCTGCTGCCACCAAGGATGCTAAAGTTCCTCTTCAGAGATCGTTAGCAGATTTGACCAGGCCTAGTCAGTTCTACACCAACAGGTCTGCGATTCAACCTCTAGAAATCCAGGGATTTCAGATACACCACACACACTACTCTTATGTGGGTCAGCACCCTTATCGTGGTCTTCCTGATGAAAATCCCTCATATTATATTGAGACACTCGAGGACTTTGTGTCTGGCATCCAAAAGGATGAAGCAACCAAAGACTACATCATCTGCAAGCTGTTCAAATATTCTCTCTCTGTGAATGCTAAACACTGGCTGAGAAGCCTACCACCAGGATCTCTCACTACATGGAATGGTGTCATGACTACATTTATGACTGAATTCTTAGATGATGCAAGGGCTGATGAAGAGATGAGAGATAAAATTTGGACATTCTCTCAGGGACCTACAGAAGCTTTCAAAAGCTCTTGGGAGAGGTTTAGGAGATACCAAAGAGACTGTCCACATCATGGTTTTACGGAGATTCAATCGTTGAAAAG CGAAGGAAACTTTGAGATAAGGACCCCAGAGGAAGCTAAGAGACTGATTGAGAACTTGATATCTAGCAAGAGTTCCAAAAATCTGGATATGCACAGGATAAAATCAGCTTCAATGGATGGTGACAAGATCATTGCGGCTGAGATTGGTTCTGTACATGAAGTCTCATGGGTAGAACATGCTGTAGAGAAGGATGAGGATCAGGGCTATATAAAAAAGATGGAATCTATGATAGAGAAG GCAACGAAAGAAGAGATTCCGGTTGAGAAGAGAGTGAAATCTAGGAAACCCTATATCCCCAAACACCTCAGGAGAGAAGTTAACAAAGAGGAACCTGAAGGATTTCACAAGAGGGTGAAGAGGGTTCCTAAGGATATGTCTTTTGAGGATGCATATCATAAGTATAGACTTGGTAATTTCTTCAGAGAGAGCAGAGAGACTGATAAGGATATTGAGCTCCTATTCAACAAGGTCAACCGTAAACCCAAGAGGACACTGAAGAAGGAACAAGATCCTGGAAAGTCCCTGATTCCATACTCTATACATAGCCACCATTTACCAGACGCCCTATGTGATACTGGATCTGCAGTCAACATCATGGCCATAGACACTGCTGAGCTATTAGGACTAAAGATGGAACCTTCTAAAGATAGTTTCACTTTCGTGGATAGCTCCTGA